CGTCGCGGGCACCGCCCGCCGGAGCCCACCGCTGCCCGCGCTGCGGGGGCGCTTCTTGGAGACGGCTCGTCCGGGATCGGCGTCGACCGGGCGTGGCATGTCTGTGGTTGTCATCGGTTCTCCACCCGCCGGTTGACGATCAGCTGGATGATCGCGACGGCCATCAGGATGAGCATGAGCACGAATGACGCGGCGCTCGCGTAGCCGATCTGGCCCCGTTTGAAGCCGGTCTCATAGATGTACTGGACCATCAGGTTGTTCGACGTTCCGGGTCCGCCGTTGTTGAGGGCGACGAACACCGGGTATTCCTTCATCGCGTTGATCGTGTTGAGCAGGATGACGATGAACGAGGTGGGCGCGATGCTCGGCAGCGTGATGCTGATGAACTGGCGCCACGGGCCGGCGCCGTCGAGCTGGGCCGCCTCGTAGTACGACACCGGTACGTTCTTGATCGCCGCGATGAACAGCAGCATCGAGAAGCCCGTCCAGGCCCAGGATGCCGCCATCACCACCACTATCAACGACAGGTCCGCGTTCGACTGCCACGGAACGGCACTTCCGCCGAGCTTCCCGATGACGTAGTTGACCAGTCCGAAGTTCTCACCGAACAGCCACCGCCACAGGACACCCACGACGATGGGCGACAGAAGCCACGGGATGAAGAAGATGACGCGGGCTACCGACGTGCCCTTGGCGTTCTTGCTCACCACCAGGTTGGCGGCGAGCAGCGAGAGCGCGAAGTTCAGCGGAACGAACAGCACGGCGTACAGCAGCGTCCGGGTCAGCGCGTCGTAGAAGGTGGAGTCCCCGAACAGGTTGTCGTAGTTGTCCAGTCCGATGAACTGGAACGCCCCCACACCCGTGTAGTTCGTGAAGGAGTAGACGAGCCCGATCACCGCCGGCCAGACGAAGAACAGGGCGAAGAGCACGACATTGGCCGCGATGAGGACGAGCGGCGCGACGATGTACTTGTTGCGTCTCCTGGGCGGGCTCACGGACACGTCCGAGGCGCGTTTTGTCATCTTCCTGACTCCGTGCTGGTGGATTGGATTGCTGTGGGCTCACGCCATGAGCCCGGCATCACGTGGGCGCCCGAGGCCGGGCGGCGGGGTCGGGACACCGCCGCCCGGGCCTGCCGGCCTACGCTCAGCCGCCGACCTGCTGGTTGTAGCCGGACACGATGTTCTCCAGTGCCTTGTCGGCCGACTGCTGCCCGTTGATCGCCTTGCCGAGCTCCGTCTTGGTCGGGTCCTCGGTGAGGCTCTTGCCCTTCAGCACCCAATTCGTCTGCGCGGTGTTGAAGTACCCGGAGATCGGGGCGTAGAGCGGGATGGACTCGTTGTACAGCTTGAACGCCGCCTGCGCCGCCTCGGAGGTGAAGGGGTACTTCGGGTTCAGACCGCTCTCGACCGGCAGGAACCCGGACGCCTCGCACAGCGCCTGGTAGTGGGCCGGCTCGTACAGCCAGGACAGGAACTTCGTCGCGGCGGTGGCCGCGTCGCCGTTGTTGTTGAAGCCCACCGTCAGGCCGCCGCTGTTGACGTCGCTGGCCTGCACCGGCTGGGCGGGAGTCGGGACGCTCGCCCAGTCGAACTTCTTGATGCTCTCCGCGAAGGCGGGAACCTGCCACACACCGGACCAGTAGGCGACCACGTCACCGCTCTGGAACATGGCCGACGGGTCGGCGCCGCTCGTCCACACCGACTTCGGCATGGTCTTGTCGTCGTTCAGCCCGACGAAGTAGTTCACGGCCTTCTTGGTCGCCGCGTCCGCCGAGAACTTGCCGGAGGAGTCCGCGTGGACGTACTTCCCGCCCATCTCGTACACCATGGCGCGCAGCCGGGACGGCGACTGGTCGAACGTCAGGGAGTACTTGGCGCCGGTCTTCTCACGGACCTTGTTCGCCGCGGCGATGAAGTCGGTCCAGGTCCAGGTCTTCTGGGGCGAGGTCGGGAAGGCGACGCCGGCCTTCTTGAACAGCGTCTCGTTGATGAACATGCCGGACGCGGTGACGTCCGAGGGGATGGCCAGCACCTTCCCGGACGAGTCCTTGGCGAGGAAGTTGGCGTTGATCTTGTTGCTCTTGTTGTTGGCGATGGAGCTGAGGTCGATCAGCTTGTTCGACCAGATCGGGTCCAGCGCCGGCACGGTCGCCACGTCGGGCAGCGAGTTCGCCTGCGCGGCGTTGCGCAGCTTCGGCGCATAGCCGTCGTAGGGGATGTTGACGAGCTTGACCTTGACGCCGGTTTCCTTCTTGTACTGCGCCACCATCTTCTTCCAGCCCGCGTCCTGCCCCGGAACCGTGGAGATCCAGAACGTCAGCGACTTGGAGTTCCCGCCCGAGCCGGAGTCCGACCCGCCGCAGGCGGAGAGCAACAGGGCACCTGCCGTGGCCACGGCAGCGAGGGGAACCAGGCGGCGCATGCCGCCGCGGCCGAGTCGGCGGGAGCGCCGCACACCCACAGTGGTCATCTTCGATCCCTTTTCGTCGTAGGAGACGGCCCGGCGCCGACCGAGGCGGCACGGGTGCATTGTGCAAGAAGAGTCACTTTCCGGGGGCGCGGCCTCGCCCGGCCGCATCGTCCACGCGGGGCGGGATCCCCGGCCGTCCTGGCCGTCACCGCACGGGCACGCCCTCGTGCGGCTGCCGTACGTCGTGTACGGCTGGGACGCTCGCCCCAAGCCGGCGTCCCGGCCGACTTAGAAAGCGCTTGTCCGGACATTGGCAGACCGAGTCGGAGGCCGTCAATCCTTCGTCCCCGCGGCTTCGGTCACGGTTTGGACTCCCCGGGCGACCGCGAGCCGGGCGGCGCCCACGACTGTACCGAGATCTCCGATCGTGCTGCTGACCACCTCGGTGGGCCAGCTCAGCCGGGCCAGCTCGGCCCGCACACCGGGCAGGAGCTGCGGGTCCGCCCCGGTGCTGCCGCCCAGCACGATCAGCCCCGGGTCCAGCACGGCGGTCACGGCGGCGGCGAGGCGGCCCACGTCGATGGCGTGGCGGCCCACGACGGCGCGGGCCGCGGCCAGCCCCTCCCCGGCGAGCGCGAAGAGCCGGTCGGCGGTGCTGGGGCACGGCCCGTCGGCGTCCTGCCAGGCCTCGGCGGCCCGTCTGAGCAGGGAGCGGGCGCCGATGTACTCCTCCAGGGCCTCGTGGTGCGGCTCCCGGTCGTCGTCCCAGGGGTAGGGCAGCCGGGCCAGCTCACCGGCGGCGCCGTTCGCGCCGCGCAGCACCTGACCGCCGACCACGATGCCGAGGCCGATACCCACGCCGATCCGCAGATAGCCGAAGGTGTGGCGGCCGCGGGCGGCGCCCTCGTGCAGCTCGGCGAGCGCGGCGCAGTTGACGTTGTTCTCGAGGTGGACGGGAACGCCCGGCGGCAGCGCGACGGCCATGGCGTCGAAGACGGGACCGGCCTTGGCGGTCGCGGGGCGCACCTCGGCGCCCTCCCTCTCCGGCGCGGTGACGTCACCGACAGCGACGACGATGGTGCGCAGCGGGGCGTCGGCGGGCAGCGCGGTGAGGGCCTCGCGTACGACGTCGGCGGCTTCCTCCCGGGGGCCGGTGGCCTGGGCGAGGAGGGTGCCGTCCAGGGCGCAGCCGCGCACCCGGGTGAGGGCGGGGCCGAGGTCGACGGCGAGTACGGCCCCGGCGGCCGGTCCGAGACGGTATACGGCGGCGGTGCGGCCCGTGCCGCTGGAGGCGGTGCCGGAGTGGGCGGCGAGCCGGGCGCTCTCCAGTTCGGCGACGGCGGTCGACACCGTCGGCTTGGACAGGCCCGCCAGGCTCGCGAGCCGCGGCCGGGTCGCCGTGCCCGCCCCGGCCAGCACGGCGAACACCGCGCTGGCGCTCTCGGTCAGGCGCGGGGCTTTCGCCACGTCGTGTTCCACAGTTCTCCCACACAGGTCAAGGCCGCGCTCCCGGGTCGGTCGTCTCTGCTCGACCGTCTCCGCGGGATGCGGCGATGGGATGCCCTGGCGTCACGCGTTCCCGCCTCGCGGCGACCCCGAGGGGGCGTTGCGGCGGTCGAGTGCGTGATGCCTCTTGACGCACTGTACTTCGTTAGTTAGTTTCCTAACGAACTTCACGGTACTCGCCTGCCGTGCTCCGTCCGAGGCCTGTCCCGGGGCTTCCCTAGCACCTCCCCAGCTCCTCAACTCCCCATGTTCCAGCCACGGTTCGCCCACCGTCGCAGCCCCGCGCAACGACGAAAGAGGTTCCGTGCAGGACTCCACGCCACCCCTCGTGGTCGGTATCGACGTGGGCGGCACCAAGACGCATCTCCGCGCCTTCGCGGGGGACGACCTGGTCGCCGACCACGTCCGCCCGAGCAGCGGCTGGCGGCCGCACGATCCGGTCGCCGCCGCCGGATGGCTGGCCGCGCTGGTCGCCGGCGCCCTGCCGGCGGGGGCACGCCCCGCGGCCGTCGCCGTGGGCGGACATGCCTGTGAGACGCCCCGCCAGTGCGCCCAGATACGCACCGCGCTGCAACTGCACTTCGACGCGCCCGCGCTGGTCGTGGGCGACGCCGAACTCCTCGTTCCCGCCGCCGGTCTCGACCGTGGTGTCGGCCTCGTCGCCGGCACGGGTTCCGTCGCGGTGGCCCGCCTCGAGGACGGCAGCCCTGTCCAGGTGGGCGGCTGGGGCGCGGTCCTCGGCGACGAGGGCGGCTCGGCCGGTCTCGTCCGTGAGGCCGCGCGCGCCGCGTGGGCGGCACATGACCGCGGTGACGAACCCGACGAACTCGCCAAGGGGCTCATGGCCGCATTCGATGTCGCCGAGACACCGGCGCTCGGGGCGGCGTTGGAAGGCGCGTCGGACGTGTCCGCCGAGTGGGGCCGGCACGCGCCCGTGGTGTTCGCCGCCGCCGAGGCCGGCTCGGGCCTGGCTCGTACGGTGATCGCCGAGGGTGGTCGCTCGCTCGCCGGGCTAGTCGAACGGCTCGCCGGACGCGGGGTGGTGGTCGACGACGTCGTGGTGGCGGGCAGCACGGTCCTCGCCCAACCCGCCCTGTACGACGCCTTCGTGTCGGCCCTGGCCGAGAGCGTGCCGGCCGCCCGGCCGAGGCCCCTCGGGGTACCGCCGGTCGAGGGTGCCGTGACGATGGCCCGTTCACTCGTATGACACGTGGCGGACGCCCGACCCTCCCCGATCCGACACAACTCGCCCGTAGATCTTCGCTCGTACGGCTCGCCAAAGCGCATCCGACCCCTGCGTCACCCGCCGCGTCACGAGCCGCGATCGTTCGCACACCCTCCCGGCCGCACGGCCGAAGAACTCAAGAGAGGCAGACGCATGCCGTCACCAGCCGGGCACCACTCCCCCGCGTCGGTCCGTGAACGCGCCGTGAACCGAAGGGGGTTCCTCAAGACCTCCCTGGGCGCCTCGGCCGGTGCGCTGGCCGCGCCCACCTTCGTCACGTGGCTGGCCGCCGCGGACGCGAAGGCCGCCGCCGGCCCCGCCGCGTTCGTCGACGACTACAAGACCAACGTCGTGGCGAACCAGACGCCCGAGACCAACGCGGTGATCCGCATCCTCGGCGGATTCGCCGTGGTGTGGAAGACCGGCGACGCCTGGAACGCCGGAGTGCCGCTGAGGCCCGAGGTGCTGCGCGCCAACATGCGCTACTGCGCGCGGATCACCTCCGCGCGCACCGAGGCGCAGACGAAGGAAGCCTTCATCGTCGACCGCCAGCACCAGAGTTACTCGGTGATCGCCGGCCTCGGACCGCTGGCCGACCTGTACAAGGCGGGCGCCAAGGCCGTCACCTCCATCACCAGCGCCCCGGACGGCACGCCTGCCGGGAAGATCAGCGACGCCGTACCCGCCGACGCGCCCGCCGGTTCGGCCCTCGGCGCCGGCTCGTACGACTCGGCGCTCGGCAAGGTGGCCAAGCTGGTCGACACGGTGCGCGGTCCGTTCGCCTCGGGCAACCCGGCCAAGTTCGCCTTCCAGTACCCGCGTCCGTGGCGCATGAACGAGGACAGCGAGGTCGTCGACACGGGCGCCAAGGACACGTTCGGCTACCCGGTCTACGACTCGAAGGTGGTCGTCGTCCCGCAGCTGCTGCGCCAGCGCAGCGAGAACCCGGCCGACGACGGCGGCTTCCCCAGCGGTCACACCAACGCCCTCCACCTGGCGGCCCTGGCCTACGCCTACGCCGTCCCGGAGCGTTTCCAGGAGCTGGTCACGGCCGCGTTCGAGCTCAGCCACACCCGGATCGTGGCCGGCATGCACTCCACGGTCGACGTCCTCGGCGGCCGGATCATGGCCACCGCCCTGGCCGCGGCCGCGCTGGCCGACCCGGCGAACGCACAGCTCAAGGCGGAGGCGCGGGCCCAGGCGCTGGCCTACTTCAAGGAGAAGACCGGCACCGACGCGCTGCTGGCCTACGCGCACTCGGCCGGCACCGACAGCGACCCGTACGCCGACCGGGACGCCAACGCCCGCGCGGTGGAGCCCAGGCTGACCTATGTGCTGGAGCGCGAGGGACGCAAGGCGCCCCTGACCGTGCCGAAGGGCGCTGAGGTGCTGCTGGAAACACGGCTGCCGTACCTGGACGCGGCGCAGCGGCGCGAGGTGCTGCGCACGACCGCGCTGCCCGCCGGGTACGTCCTGCTGGACGGCTTCGAGCAGTGGGGGCGGCTCAACCTGTTCGCCGCTGCGGACGGTTACGGCGCCTTCGACTCCGACGTGACCGTCACGCTCGACGCGGCGGCCGGCGGCTTCCGGGCGGCCGACAGCTGGCGCAACGACATCACGGGCGACGGCGGGCTGACCAAGCGGGGCAGCGGCACGCTCACCCTGGCTGGGCACAACCGCTACAAGGGCGCGACCGTGGTCGAGGAAGGGGTGCTGGTCGCCGCGTCGCCCAACGCGCTGGGTGAGGGTGACGTCCGGGTCGTGGGCGGCACGCTCCGCGCGGACAAGGTTCTGCGGGTGCGCGGTACCTACGTCCAGGAGGGCGGCACGCTCGAGCTGTCGCTCCGGAAGAACCACGGCCCCGCCCTCGAGGTGAAGCGCCGGGTCGTGCTGGGCCGGGGCAGTGTGCTGGCGCTGCGGCTCGACACCGACCGCCCGCCCGTCGCCGGGACCGTCGTTCCCGTGCTCGACGCTCCGCAGCTGCGTGGCCAGTTCGACCGCGTCGAGCTGGACTCCGACACACTGCGTGCCGTACCCGTCTACACGACGGAAGGTCTGTCGGTACGACTCGTGAAGCGGTAATGCCCCCTGTGGCGGGAGCTGATGCAGAGTAGGCGCATGAGACGCCTCCGCATCGCTCCCGCCGCGCGGTCGCGGGAGCGGGTCGGCGGGCGGTGGCTCGTGCCGTTGCTCGTGGTCGTGCTGCTCGCCCAGCTGGCCGTCGCGATGGTGACGACGGCCGTGCGGCAGACGCCGACCATCGACGAACCCGTCTACGTGGGAACGGCCGCCGACTACCTGCACGAGCACCGGCTGCGCCACAACCCCGAACACCCGCCGCTCGGAAAGCTCGTCATCTCCGCAGGCGTGGCGCTCGCCGATCCGCAGGTCGATGCCTCCTTCACCGGCGGTCAGGGCGAGTTGGGCCGGCATCTGCTGTACGAGTCGGGCAACGACCCGTGGCGGCTGATGCTGTGGGCCCGTCTGCCGGTGATCGTGCTGACGCTGCTGTTCGGGCTCGTCGTCTTCGCCTTCGCCCGTGAACTCGCGGGCGCGACGGGCGGGTTGGCGGCGCTCGCCCTGTACGCCTTCTCCCCCGACGTCATCGCGCACGGCTCGCTGGCCACACTCGACGTGCCGGCGGCCGGGTTCCTGCTGACCTCGGCCTGGCTGCTGTGGCGGGCGCGCCGGCGGCCGCGGCTGTTCCTGCCGCTCGCGGGGGTGGCGCTCGGCGCGGCCGTGGCCACGAAGATGAGCGCGCTGGCCGCGGTTCCGGTGCTGGTGGCGCTCGCTGCCGTGACGGCCTGGCGCGGGAGTACGGCGGACCGGCGCAGGGCCTTGCTGCGGGCGGCCGGGGGCGCTGCCGTGGTGGCGCTGGTCGCGATCGCCGTCGTATGGGCGTCGTATCTGGCCGTCGACCCGCTGCTGCGCTGGACGCCCCAGCAACATGTGCCCGTCCTGCACGGGCGGCGGAGGCTGCTCGTCGAACTGCTGCCGTTCCCGGAGGCGTACCGGGACGGGATGCGCATCCAGTTCGGTCTGGAGAACCAGCCGTGGCAGGGCTTCCTGTTCGGCGAGGTGTACAACGGGTCCCGCTGGTACTACCTGCCGGTCGCGCTGCTGGTGAAGACACCCCTCGGCATGCTCGCGCTGTGGGCCGCCGGCGCCGTCGTGGTGGTGACGGTACGACGGCTGCGCCCCGCGGCGCCGTATCTGCTCGTGCCCGCCGCGGTGCTGCTGGCCGCGGCCATGGAGGGGACCCGGGACTTCGGCACCCGCTACGCCGTCTTCCTGCCGATGTTCCTGGCGGTGGCGGCGGGCTGCGTCCTCGCCGTGCGGGGGCGGCTACGGTGGGTGCCGGTCGTGGCGGGCGCGCTGGTGCTGTTCGTCGCGGTCAGCTCCCTGCGGACCTACCCCTACTACCTGCCGTACTCCAACGAGGCGTTCGGCGGGCCGGCCAAGACCCGGCTGCGGCTGCACGACTCCAACGTCGACTGGGGCCAGGACCTCGGCCGGCTCGCCGACCGGCTGCGCGAGCGGTACCGCGGCGAGCGGATCTGGCTCGTGTACAAGGGCAGCGGCATGCCGTCCTGCTACGGCATCCACGCGTCCGACCCGAGCGGAGTACCCGTACGGCAGGTGCGCGGGTTGCTGGTCGTGTCGAACTCCTCGGTTGCCAAAGCGAAGGGGCGGCTGGACCAGCTGATCGACAGCAGTCGGCCGATCGACGACGTCGGTCACTCGATCACGATCTACCGTCGATGACGTCCGCTCGCGGGTGAGCCCAAGTCGACGTCCGCTCGCGGTGAGCCTAAGTCGACGTGTGCTGGAACCCCTCCGCGCTCACATGCGGCATCACGCTGCTGGCCACGCGGTAACGGCCGTTGGGCACGTGCGCGGACCTGGTGAGGTGCACCGTGAGCGGGCCCGCCCACTCGTAGCCGTGGCGTTCGGCATGCCGGACCAGACTGTCGGTGAGTGCCTGGCCGACGCGGCTGCCGCGGCGCGTGAGTTCGTCGTGCACGGAGTCGGCGAGTTCGACGTCGTAGGCGTTGGGCACCACGGTCCGGGTCTCGCTGCAGACGACGACGTTGCTGTCGCACTCGCGGCGCAGCGCGTCGAGGAGTTCGACGGGTTCCTTGTCGAAGACCCTCGCCCACAGCGCCTCCCACCGGTTCTCCAAGGCCTGTTCCACCGCGCTGATCGCACTCATGCGTGTCCTCCTCCTCTCTGAAGTCGTCGGGGGCGGGTTCCCGTCCCGCGTGCGCGTATCCGTCCCTCCCGCCGGTCACCGAATGCCTTCGCACAGGCCCTGGTCACCACAGTGTGTGAGCTATGTTGAGTCGCTGTGGGAGAAAAAGGAGACGCACCGGTGCCATCGCCGCAGCAGGCACGCGCCCAGGCATCAGCGATCACCTCGGGAAAGACCGCACCGGAGGCGGAGGCCTCCCCGACGTCCCAGCTCAGGGCACTCTTCGACCGGCCCCGGCTGTCCCCGGGGCAGCGGCGCATCGCCCAGTACCTGATCGAGCACATCACCGAGGCGGCCTTCCTTTCGATCACCGACCTTGCCGAGCGCGTCGGCGTGAGCCAGCCCTCGGTGACGCGTTTCGCCGCGGCCGTCGGCTTCAGCGGTTACCCCGCGCTACGGGAGAAGCTCCAGTCGATCGCGCTCGGCACCCTCGCCGGCGGGCCCGCGGCGGCGGAGGAGAACGGCAACGAACTCCAGGCGGCGGTCGACGCCGAGATCGAGAACCTGGAGAACCTGCGGCGCGATTTCGCCGACCCCGACCAGGTGATCGACATCGGCCGCAAGCTGTCCCGGTCGACCCCGCTGACCGTCCTCGGTGTGCGCATCTCGGCGTCGCTGGCCGAGTACTTCGCCTACGCCGCCCGCCGGGTCCACCCGGATGTTCGGCTGGTGACGCGGGGCGGCAGCGTCGCCTACGACGCGCTGGTCCAGTCGCACGCGGCCGGCGGCACCTGGGTGCTGGCGTTCTCGATGCCCCGGCACGCCCAGGAGACCCTCACCGCCGTCCGGGTCGCGCGCAGCGCGGGACTGAAGGTCGCGCTGATCACCGACCTGGCGCTCGGACCGGTGGCCGACGAGGCGGACATCGTCTTCGCCACCGGCACCGGCTCCCGTCTGGTCTTCGACTCCTACGCCGCGCCCGGCGTGATGGCCGCCGCGCTGCTGCAGGCCATGACCGACGCCGACCCGGAGCGCACCCAGGCGCGGCTGGAGGAGTACGAGCAGATTTCCGACCAGCACCAGTTCTTCCTCCGGGACTGACTCTCCAGGCCTGAGTAACACTCCGCCCTCATCCGGACACAGCGGGATCATCCCTTCCATAGCGCGCATGAATGTTTTCATGCTCCTTGCAAAGCGGACGGCATATATAAATACTGCTCACTGATCGCACCCGAGCCGCCGTCTCCTACCCGCGTCGGCGCCCAGGGTGTTCGGTCGGGGCGGCTCCGTTCATCCCCTGGACCGGGGCCGCCCCACCCCGTCGGACCACCCTCACGACGCCGCACACCCGGAAGCGATGACCATGCCCCTGACGACCACACGGACGACCACGCGCATCAGCCCGGACTGGCCGTGCCAGGTCAAGTCCCCCGGCAGCTACGACTGGGAACGCTCGGCGGCCAAGTGGCTGCGCGAGCTCGTGCCGGCGCGCTATGCCAGCTACCCGGCCCTGATCCGTCACCCCGTGCTGCTCGCCCGGCATGCGCAGATCCAGGTACAGCACGAGATCCGGGTCGCCCGCACCGCCCTGCAGACGGCCCGGGCCGACCTGCCCCGGCTCGGTCTGCCGGAGTCGGTCATCGAGCACACGATCAAGCTGTACGCGGCGGAGGTCCTGCAGCTCCAGCACATCGCCCGCAGCGTCCGGGCGGTCACACAGGCCTTGGTCGAGCACGCGCACGGACGCTGAGGCCCCCCGTACTCGGGCGTACCACCCCGTACTCGGGCGTAGGGGCATGACCCGAGTCTCGCGTGGCACACGTGGTGAGCATGAGCACCACCGATGTGCGGCGGGGCGAGCCGATCACCACGGTTCTCACCTGGCAGGTGCGCCCCGGCCGGGAGCAGGAGTTCGAGGAGTGGACGCACGGAATTACCCGCTGCGCCAGAGAGTTCCCGGGCAACGAGGGCGTCTCCTGGCTGCGCCCCGAGGACAGTCACTGCTTCCACGCGGTGCTGCGCTGGTCCGACGCGCACCGGCTCACCGCCTGGCTGGAGTCGGACGAGCGGGCCTCGTGGCACGAGCGGATCGAGGATGTCGCAACGGAGATCGGCAGTGAGCGGCAGTCGACGACGGGGATGGAGACCTGGTTCAGCCTGCCCGGCACCACCGTGCAGGCCCCTCCCCGGTGGAAGATGGTGCTCACCACCTTCCTCGGCGCCTATCCGTTCACTTTCCTGATCCAGTGGCTGGTGACGCCCCAGACGACCACGTGGCCCCTGCCGCTGCGCGCGGCCGTGTTCCCGATCGTGCTGCTGCCGGTGCTGACGTATCTGGTCATGCCGTCGCTGAGTCGACTGCTGCGGCTGTGGTTGTACCCGCCGCCGAACCCCTGACGGCGGCCGTGCGCGCCGGGCGGAAGCGGAACCCGCCGCCCGGCCCGCAGCGACAGGTGCGGGCCGCGGGCACAAGCCCGCGAGCGATGCGGGCCTCATGTGCGATGCTCGACGCGTGACGAGCGAGCCCGCCGGCCCCGCTGATCCCGGCCCCGTGCCCGACTTGGCAGCGTTGGCCAAGGTCGTTGCCCGGCAGCGCGCCGAGATGGACCGGCTGCGGGACCAGGCGGCGACGTCGGCCGTCGTGGAGCGGGCCAAGGGCGCGCTGATGGCGCTGACCGGCTGCTCGCCGGACGCCGCGGGCGAGGAGCTGCTGCAGCGGGCCAAGGCGGGCAACCGCACGGTGCTGGAGGAGTGCTGGATCACGCTCGGGGGTCTGGTACCCCCGCTGCACCACACCGCGCGCCCCTCGCACGAGGAGCCCGATCCCGACACCGCCGTCCCCGGCGACTCTCCGTCCGACCGCCCGATGTCCGGCGTCCCCGCCGGCGGGGACCCGGCCGAAGCGGACCGGGCTGAAGCGGACCGGGCCGAAGCGGACCGGGCCGCGGGCGCGGACGACGGCTCCGCCGTGCTCGGCCGCCTGGGCGAGGCCCTGGTCCGTGTCGGGTCCCCGCAGGGTCTCGCCCGATGCCTGCTGGAACACCTGGGGCCCGAAGTGGGTGCCGACGCGGTCATGCTCTTCCGGTGCCTGCCGGCCGGAGGACTCGAGCTGGCCGGGCATGCCGGCATCGACGACACCCTGGCCGTCCAGTGGCGTCATGTGCCCCCGCTGAGCCGGATCGCCGCCCTTGAGGCGCTCCGGGCGCGGGAGCCGCGCTGGCTGGAGGATCTCGCGGCGGACCGGGAGCGGTACCCGCTCATCGGGGTTCCGCCCGAGCGCTGGCGGTCCCGCGCCTGGCTGCCCGTGCCGGACGGGGACACGGCCGACGTCTGCATCGGCGTCCTGCGCGGCCGCGGCGGACCGTTCACACCGTCGGACCGGCAGCTTCTGCGGGCCGTCGCCCGGATGTGCGCGGGGCGGCTGCGGGACTTCGGCCCCCGGCAGGAGTACGCCGCCGGT
The nucleotide sequence above comes from Streptomyces sp. NL15-2K. Encoded proteins:
- a CDS encoding antibiotic biosynthesis monooxygenase codes for the protein MSTTDVRRGEPITTVLTWQVRPGREQEFEEWTHGITRCAREFPGNEGVSWLRPEDSHCFHAVLRWSDAHRLTAWLESDERASWHERIEDVATEIGSERQSTTGMETWFSLPGTTVQAPPRWKMVLTTFLGAYPFTFLIQWLVTPQTTTWPLPLRAAVFPIVLLPVLTYLVMPSLSRLLRLWLYPPPNP
- a CDS encoding MurR/RpiR family transcriptional regulator, whose translation is MPSPQQARAQASAITSGKTAPEAEASPTSQLRALFDRPRLSPGQRRIAQYLIEHITEAAFLSITDLAERVGVSQPSVTRFAAAVGFSGYPALREKLQSIALGTLAGGPAAAEENGNELQAAVDAEIENLENLRRDFADPDQVIDIGRKLSRSTPLTVLGVRISASLAEYFAYAARRVHPDVRLVTRGGSVAYDALVQSHAAGGTWVLAFSMPRHAQETLTAVRVARSAGLKVALITDLALGPVADEADIVFATGTGSRLVFDSYAAPGVMAAALLQAMTDADPERTQARLEEYEQISDQHQFFLRD